In Cyclopterus lumpus isolate fCycLum1 chromosome 9, fCycLum1.pri, whole genome shotgun sequence, a single genomic region encodes these proteins:
- the anapc7 gene encoding anaphase-promoting complex subunit 7 isoform X1: MNVIDHVRDMSAAGLHSNVRILSSLLLTMSNNNSELFSPAQKYQLLVYHADAIFHDKEYRNAACKYSMALQQKKVLSKTSKVRTSTGGAASNIQAQSLPSEIEVKYKIAECYTILKLDKDAIAVLDGIPSRQRTPKINMMLANLYRKAGQERSAVTSYKEVLRQCPVALDAIIGLLSLSVKGAEVASMTMDVIQSIPNLDWLSVWIKAYAFIHAGDNQRAINTICSLEKKSLLRDNVDLLVSLADVYFRAGDTKNAILKFEQAQMLDPYLIKGMDVYGYLMAREGHLEDVEVLGGRLFNISDQHAEPWVISGCHSFYSKRYSRALYLGAKAIQLNSNSVQALLLKGSALRNMGRVQEAIIHFREAMRLAPCRLDCYEGLIDCYLASNGIREAMGMANNIYKTLGANAQTLTILATVCLEDPVTQEKAKTLLDKALAQRPDYTKAVVKKAELLSREQKYEEGIALLRNALANQSDCVLHRMLGDFLVAVNDYQEAMDQYSIALSLDPNDQKSLEGMQKMEKEESPTDATVELDGDDMEGSGEDGDLEGSDSEAAQWADQEQWFGMQ; encoded by the exons ATGAATGTAATCGATCACGTACGGGATATGTCCGCCGCTGGCCTTCACTCTAATGTCCGGATATTGAGCAGTTTGTTGCTGACGATGAGTAATAACAATTC AGAGCTTTTCTCGCCGGCCCAGAAGTACCAGTTGCTGGTTTACCACGCCGATGCCATCTTCCATGACAAGGAATATCGTAATGCTGCCTGTAAATACAGCATGGCGCTGCAACAGAAGAAGGTGCTCAGCAAAACATCTAAAGTTCGTACTTCTACTGGTGGAGCTGCGTCTAACATTCAGGCACAG AGTTTGCCCTCAGAAATTGAGGTGAAATACAAGATTGCCGAATGCTACACCATTTTGAAACTGGATAAAGATGCCATTGCCGTGCTCGATGGGATCCCATCCAGACAGAGGACTCCAAAG ATCAACATGATGCTCGCTAACCTGTACAGGAAAGCTGGTCAGGAGCGCTCTGCAGTGACGAGCTACAAAGAGGTCCTCAGACAGTGTCCCGTCGCGCTGGATGCAATCATTG GTCTTCTCTCTTTGTCAGTCAAAGGAGCTGAAGTGGCGTCTATGACTATGGATGTGATCCAGAGTATCCCCAACCTGGACTGGCTCTCTGTTTGGATCAAAGCTTATGCCTTCATACACGCGGGGGACAATCAAAGAGCCATCAACACTATTTG CTCTCTTGAGAAGAAGTCTCTGTTGCGGGACAACGTGGATCTCCTGGTGAGCCTGGCAGATGTCTACTTCAGGGCGGGTGACACCAAGAACGCCATCCTCAAATTTGAACAAGCCCAGATGCTCGACCCATACCTCATCAAAG GAATGGATGTTTATGGCTACCTGATGGCCCGCGAAGGACACTTGGAGGATGTTGAAGTCCTGGGAGGAAGATTATTTAATATCTCAGACCAGCATGCAGAACCCTGGGTGATCTCTGG TTGTCACAGCTTTTATAGCAAGCGTTACTCCAGAGCCCTGTACCTGGGAGCAAAGGCCATCCAGCTGAACAGCAACAGTGTGCAGGCTCTCCTCCTAAAGGGGTCAGCACTGAGAAACATGGGCCGTGTTCAAGAAGCCATCATCCATTTCAGGGAGGCCATGCGCTTGGCTCCCTGCAGACTCGACTGCTATGAAg GTCTGATCGACTGTTACCTGGCATCCAATGGGATTCGAGAGGCCATGGGGATGGCCAATAACATCTATAAGACTCTGGGGGCCAATGCACAAACTCTGACCATCCTCGCCACGGTGTGCCTGGAAGACCCGGTGACTCAGGAGAAAGCCAAAACCCTGCTGGACAAAGCCCTGGCCCAGAGACCGGACTACACCAAGGCGGTAGTCAAGAAGGCGGAACTGCTCA GTCGGGAACAGAAATACGAAGAAGGGATCGCTCTCCTCAGGAACGCCCTGGCCAATCAGAGTGATTGTGTCCTGCACAGAATGCTGGGAGACTTCCTAGTGGCTGTCAACGATTACCAAGAAGCCATGGATCAGTACAGCATAGCGCTAAG cCTGGATCCCAATGACCAGAAGTCTTTAGAAGGCATGcagaagatggagaaggaggagagtcCCACAGACGCCACGGTGGAGCTGGACGGCGACGACATGGAGGGCAGTGGCGAGGACGGAGATCTGGAGGGCAGCGACAGTGAAGCAGCACAGTGGGCTGATCAGGAACAGTGGTTTGGTATGCAGTGA
- the LOC117736481 gene encoding sarcoplasmic/endoplasmic reticulum calcium ATPase 2, which yields MENSHTKSVEEVYSYFCVNESTGLSLDEVKRLKEKWGLNELPAEEGKSLWELVLEQFEDLLVRILLLAACISFVLAWFEEGEETITAFVEPFVILLILIANAIVGVWQERNAEDAIEALKEYEPEMGKVYRQDRKTVQRIKAKDIVPGDIVEVAVGDKVPADIRICSIKSTTLRVDQSILTGESVSVIKHTDPVPDPRAVNQDKKNMLFSGTNIAAGKAVGVVVASGINTEIGKIRDEMAATEQEKTPLQKKLDEFGEQLSKVISLICIAVWIINIGHFSDPVHGGSWIRGAVYYFKIAVALAVAAIPEGLPAVITTCLALGTRRMAKKNAIVRSLPSVETLGCTSVICSDKTGTLTTNQMSVSRMFVVNKVEGDSCALSEFTITGSTYAPKGEVYQDDKPVKTSQYDALVELATICALCNDSSLDFNEAKGVYEKVGEATETALTCLVEKMNVFNTEVHNLSQIDRANACNCVIKQLMKKEFTLEFSRDRKSMSVYCTPNKSRSSFGKMFIKGAPEGVIDRCTHVRVGNSKVPLTKSIKEKILSVIRDYGTGRDTLRCLALATRDSPPKMEDMILTDTAKFVLYESDLTFVGCVGMLDPPRQEVAASIKLCRQAGIRVIMITGDNKGTAVAICRRIGILSEDDDVDQMAYTGREFDELSPDAQREAVTRARCYARVEPSHKSKIIEFLQGLDEITAMTGDGVNDAPALKKAEIGIAMGSGTAVAKSASEMVLADDNFSSIVAAVEEGRAIYNNMKQFIRYLISSNVGEVVCIFLTAALGFPEALIPVQLLWVNLVTDGLPATALGFNPPDLDIMEKPPRNAKEPLISGWLFFRYLAIGCYVGAATVGAAAWWFTVSEDGPQITLYQLSHFLQCAPDNPDFEGLDCHVFESPYPMTMALSVLVTIEMCNALNSLSENQSLLRMPPWENVWLLGAICLSMSLHFLILYVEPLPVIFQITPLDTTQWMMVLKISLPVILLDELLKFIARNYLDFGNQLEKPASKGCSLSACAEGISWPFVAISLPLLLWIYSTDTNVSSMLWP from the exons ATGGAGAACTCTCACACGAAGAGTGTGGAAGAAGTTTATAGTTATTTCTGCGTCAACGAGAGCACGGGACTCTCCCTGGACGAGGTGAAGCGACTGAAGGAGAAATGGGGCCTAAACG AGTTACCAGCGGAGGAAG GGAAATCTTTGTGGGAGCTTGTCCTCGAACAATTTGAAGACTTACTTGTTCGTATTCTTCTGCTGGCCGCATGTATATCTTTT GTCCTGGCCTGGTtcgaggagggagaggaaactATCACAGCCTTCGTGGAGCCGTTTGTCATTTTACTCATTCTTATAGCCAATGCCATCGTTGGCGTGTGGCAG GAACGTAATGCCGAGGATGCCATTGAGGCGCTGAAGGAGTATGAGCCTGAGATGGGGAAAGTGTACCGGCAGGACAGAAAAACTGTGCAGAGGATCAAGGCCAAAGACATCGTGCCTGgtgacattgtggaggttgCTG TTGGAGACAAGGTGCCTGCGGACATCCGTATCTGTTCAATCAAATCAACAACTCTGAGGGTGGACCAGTCCATTCTGACCG gtGAATCCGTCTCGGTCATCAAACACACGGACCCTGTGCCAGACCCCCGTGCTGTCAATCAGGACAAAAAGAACATGCTCTTCTCT GGTACGAACATTGCAGCTGGGAAGGCCGTGGGAGTGGTCGTGGCCTCTGGCATTAACACAGAGATCGGTAAGATCCGCGACGAGATGGCGGCCACCGAGCAGGAGAAGACGCCCCTGCAGAAGAAGCTGGATGAGTTTGGCGAGCAGCTGTCCAaggtcatctctctcatctGCATCGCCGTGTGGATCATCAACATCGGCCACTTTAGCGACCCCGTCCACGGAGGCTCCTGGATCCGCGGGGCCGTCTACTACTTCAAGATCGCTGTGGCGCTGGCCGTAGCCGCCATCCCCGAGGGTCTTCCTGCCGTCATCACCACCTGCCTGGCCCTGGGCACTCGCCGCATGGCCAAGAAGAACGCCATCGTCCGCAGCCTGCCGTCTGTGGAGACCCTGGGCTGCACCTCTGTCATCTGCTCTGACAAGACGGGAACCCTGACCACCAATCAGATGTCTGTCTCCAGG ATGTTCGTTGTCAACAAAGTCGAGGGCGACAGCTGTGCTCTGTCAGAGTTCACCATCACAGGTTCTACCTACGCACCTAAGGGAGAAGT GTACCAGGATGATAAACCAGTGAAAACCTCCCAGTATGATGCCCTGGTTGAACTGGCTACCATCTGTGCCCTGTGTAACGACTCCTCTCTGGACTTCAACGAG GCGAAGGGTGTGTACGAGAAAGTCGGCGAAGCCACAGAGACCGCGCTGACTTGTTTGGTGGAGAAGATGAACGTTTTCAACACCGAAGTTCACAACCTGTCCCAGATTGACCGAGCCAACGCCTGCAACTGT GTGATCAAGCAGCTGATGAAGAAGGAGTTCACCCTGGAGTTctccagagacaggaagtccatGTCTGTCTACTGCACCCCCAACAAGTCTCGCTCTTCCTTTGGCAAGATGTTTATCAAG GGGGCCCCGGAGGGAGTTATTGATAGGTGCACTCACGTCAGAGTTGGTAACAGCAAAGTTCCCCTCACCAAAAGCATCAAGGAAAAGATCCTGTCTGTGATCCGTGATTACGGGACAGGTCGGGACACCCTTAGGTGCCTGGCTCTGGCCACACGAGACAGCCCGCCCAAAATGGAGGACATGATACTGACAGACACTGCCAAATTCGTGTTGTACGAG TCCGACTTGACCTTCGTCGGCTGCGTCGGCATGCTGGACCCTCCCAGACAGGAGGTGGCTGCCTCCATCAAGCTGTGCCGCCAGGCCGGCATCCGCGTCATCATGATCACAGGAGACAACAAGGGCACAGCTGTGGCTATCTGCCGGCGCATCGGCATCCTGAGCGAGGACGATGACGTCGACCAAATGGCCTACACCGGACGAGAGTTTGACGAGCTGTCGCCCGACGCTCAGCGCGAGGCCGTGACTCGCGCTCGCTGTTACGCCCGCGTCGAGCCGTCCCACAAGTCCAAGATTATTGAGTTCCTGCAAGGACTTGACGAGATCACTGCCATG ACAGGTGATGGAGTGAATGATGCCCCTGCCTTGAAGAAGGCGGAGATCGGCATCGCCATGGGCTCTGGCACTGCCGTGGCCAAGTCGGCCTCTGAGATGGTCCTCGCCGATGACAACTTTTCCTCCATCGTGGCCGCCGTTGAAGAAGGAAGAGCTATTTACAATAACATGAAGCAGTTCATCAGATACCTCATCTCGTCCAACGTTGGGGAGGTCGTCTG CATCTTCCTCACTGCGGCGCTGGGTTTCCCCGAGGCTCTGATCCCGGTCCAGCTGCTCTGGGTCAACCTGGTGACCGATGGCCTCCCTGCCACCGCCCTGGGCTTCAACCCCCCGGACCTGGACATCATGGAGAAGCCTCCTCGTAACGCCAAGGAGCCCCTTATCTCTGGCTGGCTCTTCTTCAGATACTTGGCTATTGGAT GCTATGTGGGTGCAGCCACAGTGGGAGCTGCTGCCTGGTGGTTTACTGTCTCTGAAGACGGACCTCAGATCACTCTGTATCAGCTG AGCCACTTCCTCCAGTGCGCCCCAGACAACCCAGACTTTGAGGGTCTGGACTGCCACGTGTTTGAGTCGCCCTACCCAATGACCATGGCCCTGTCTGTGCTCGTTACCATTGAGATGTGCAATGCTCTCAACAG TCTGTCGGAGAACCAGTCTCTCCTGCGGATGCCTCCCTGGGAAAATGTTTGGCTCTTGGGGGCCATCTGCCTCTCCATGTCCCTCCACTTCCTCATCCTCTATGTGGAACCTCTGCCT GTCATCTTCCAAATCACCCCTCTGGATACGACCCAGTGGATGATGGTGCTGAAGATCTCCCTGCCCGTCATCCTGCTGGACGAGCTGCTAAAGTTTATTGCCAGGAACTACTTGGACTTTGGTAATCAGCTGGAGAAGCCGGCCAGCAAAGgctgctctctgtctgcatgtgCCGAGGGCATCTCCTGGCCCTTCGTGGCCATCTCCCTGCCCCTGTTGCTGTGGATCTACAGCACCGACACTAACGTGTCCTCCATGTTGTGGCCCTGA
- the anapc7 gene encoding anaphase-promoting complex subunit 7 isoform X2 encodes MALQQKKVLSKTSKVRTSTGGAASNIQAQSLPSEIEVKYKIAECYTILKLDKDAIAVLDGIPSRQRTPKINMMLANLYRKAGQERSAVTSYKEVLRQCPVALDAIIGLLSLSVKGAEVASMTMDVIQSIPNLDWLSVWIKAYAFIHAGDNQRAINTICSLEKKSLLRDNVDLLVSLADVYFRAGDTKNAILKFEQAQMLDPYLIKGMDVYGYLMAREGHLEDVEVLGGRLFNISDQHAEPWVISGCHSFYSKRYSRALYLGAKAIQLNSNSVQALLLKGSALRNMGRVQEAIIHFREAMRLAPCRLDCYEGLIDCYLASNGIREAMGMANNIYKTLGANAQTLTILATVCLEDPVTQEKAKTLLDKALAQRPDYTKAVVKKAELLSREQKYEEGIALLRNALANQSDCVLHRMLGDFLVAVNDYQEAMDQYSIALSLDPNDQKSLEGMQKMEKEESPTDATVELDGDDMEGSGEDGDLEGSDSEAAQWADQEQWFGMQ; translated from the exons ATGGCGCTGCAACAGAAGAAGGTGCTCAGCAAAACATCTAAAGTTCGTACTTCTACTGGTGGAGCTGCGTCTAACATTCAGGCACAG AGTTTGCCCTCAGAAATTGAGGTGAAATACAAGATTGCCGAATGCTACACCATTTTGAAACTGGATAAAGATGCCATTGCCGTGCTCGATGGGATCCCATCCAGACAGAGGACTCCAAAG ATCAACATGATGCTCGCTAACCTGTACAGGAAAGCTGGTCAGGAGCGCTCTGCAGTGACGAGCTACAAAGAGGTCCTCAGACAGTGTCCCGTCGCGCTGGATGCAATCATTG GTCTTCTCTCTTTGTCAGTCAAAGGAGCTGAAGTGGCGTCTATGACTATGGATGTGATCCAGAGTATCCCCAACCTGGACTGGCTCTCTGTTTGGATCAAAGCTTATGCCTTCATACACGCGGGGGACAATCAAAGAGCCATCAACACTATTTG CTCTCTTGAGAAGAAGTCTCTGTTGCGGGACAACGTGGATCTCCTGGTGAGCCTGGCAGATGTCTACTTCAGGGCGGGTGACACCAAGAACGCCATCCTCAAATTTGAACAAGCCCAGATGCTCGACCCATACCTCATCAAAG GAATGGATGTTTATGGCTACCTGATGGCCCGCGAAGGACACTTGGAGGATGTTGAAGTCCTGGGAGGAAGATTATTTAATATCTCAGACCAGCATGCAGAACCCTGGGTGATCTCTGG TTGTCACAGCTTTTATAGCAAGCGTTACTCCAGAGCCCTGTACCTGGGAGCAAAGGCCATCCAGCTGAACAGCAACAGTGTGCAGGCTCTCCTCCTAAAGGGGTCAGCACTGAGAAACATGGGCCGTGTTCAAGAAGCCATCATCCATTTCAGGGAGGCCATGCGCTTGGCTCCCTGCAGACTCGACTGCTATGAAg GTCTGATCGACTGTTACCTGGCATCCAATGGGATTCGAGAGGCCATGGGGATGGCCAATAACATCTATAAGACTCTGGGGGCCAATGCACAAACTCTGACCATCCTCGCCACGGTGTGCCTGGAAGACCCGGTGACTCAGGAGAAAGCCAAAACCCTGCTGGACAAAGCCCTGGCCCAGAGACCGGACTACACCAAGGCGGTAGTCAAGAAGGCGGAACTGCTCA GTCGGGAACAGAAATACGAAGAAGGGATCGCTCTCCTCAGGAACGCCCTGGCCAATCAGAGTGATTGTGTCCTGCACAGAATGCTGGGAGACTTCCTAGTGGCTGTCAACGATTACCAAGAAGCCATGGATCAGTACAGCATAGCGCTAAG cCTGGATCCCAATGACCAGAAGTCTTTAGAAGGCATGcagaagatggagaaggaggagagtcCCACAGACGCCACGGTGGAGCTGGACGGCGACGACATGGAGGGCAGTGGCGAGGACGGAGATCTGGAGGGCAGCGACAGTGAAGCAGCACAGTGGGCTGATCAGGAACAGTGGTTTGGTATGCAGTGA
- the LOC117736485 gene encoding uncharacterized protein LOC117736485 — MRKRVTFVEQLKKENLIKNGSGHISMRSESNQRCMQGFERGPSQEVSEMYRGGHVNASAGGQHMKTILIPKSMTSAPFLQHPALTAGQRRYLCSIANVYSTAHMRQQMKQRYLNALHTCVQPGVYLNVSRA, encoded by the exons ATGAGGAAGCGGGTAACATTTGTTGAgcagctgaaaaaagaaaacctgataAAAAATGGAAGCGGTCACATCTCAATGAG GTCAGAGTCTAACCAGAGATGCATGCAGG GCTTTGAAAGAGGACCTAGTCAGGAAGTGAGCGAGATGTACAGAGGAGGCCACGTGAATGCTTCTGCAGGCGGCCAGCACATGAAGACGATACTCATTCCCAAATCTATGACGTCTGCCCCCTTCTTACAG CATCCAGCCCTGACAGCTGGACAGAGACGCTACCTTTGCAGCATAGCAAACGTTTACAGCACAGCGCACATGAGGCAGCAGATGAAGCAGCGCTATCTCAATGCGCTGCACACGTGCGTACAACCAGGTGTGTATCTAAATGTCTCTCGAGCGTGA
- the LOC117736484 gene encoding ubiquitin-conjugating enzyme E2 G1-like yields MTEQSALLLRKQLAELNKNPVEGFSAGLIDDDDIYKWEVVIIGPQDTLFEGGFFKAYLTFPYDYPLRPPKMKFITEIWHPNVAKNGDVCISILHEPGEDKFGYEKPEERWLPIHTVETIMISVISMLADPNSDSPANVDAAKEWREDPNGEFKRKVARCVRKSQEMAFD; encoded by the exons ATGACCGAACAATCAGCATTACTTCTCCGAAAACAACTGGCAG AGCTCAACAAGAACCCCGTAGAGGGCTTTTCAGCTGGTCTGATAGATGATGATGACATATATAAATGGGAAGTTGTGATCATTGGTCCACAAGATACCCTTTT TGAAGGAGGGTTTTTCAAAGCCTACCTCACCTTCCCCTATGACTATCCACTACGGCCTCCAAAGATGAAGTTCATCACTGAAATCTGGCACCCAAATG TTGCAAAGAACGGAGACGTTTGCATCTCAATTCTGCACGAGCCAGGAGAAGATAAGTTTGGTTATGAAAAGCCGGAGGAGCGCTGGCTTCCGATCCACACGGTAGAGACAATCATGATTAGCGTTATCTCCATGCTGGCAGACCCCAACAGCGACTCACCAGCTAATGTGGACGCGGCG AAAGAGTGGAGGGAGGACCCTAACGGCGAGTTCAAGAGGAAGGTGGCTCGCTGCGTAAGAAAGAGTCAAGAGATGGCTTTTGATTAG